A region of Lycium barbarum isolate Lr01 chromosome 3, ASM1917538v2, whole genome shotgun sequence DNA encodes the following proteins:
- the LOC132634278 gene encoding probable xyloglucan galactosyltransferase GT11 translates to MLHTKQIIRSRTFVKKMDNSLVTRSRKKCWFVFFFLFVSWYLLLYGIDWSSLHGVVTTSRYEANSIESFHPTSIPPPPPPHHENVNVSFNSNSSSINNDDATNNDTQSKEDDSSSIENDNVVVPDLAELEKELEPLLRKNEPQEEKKVEKIEEKKVEKNETKDDNKGRKSCEGRYIYVAEIPSKFNEDMLKQCKLLNKWEDMCQYLVNMGLGPDLGNPQRAFSNKGWFTTNQFSLEVLFHNRMKQYDCLTNDTSIASAVFVPYYSGFDVARYLWDDFNTSMRDAGAIEVAKFLKKKPEWRTMWGRDHFMIAGRITWDFRRGIEEDAAWGNKLMLLPETQNMTILTIESSPWNRNDFAIPYPTYFHPSSDSDVLQWQNRMRRLRRRVLFSFAGAPRPQLEESIRSEIMEQCLATRRKCKLLECTDLHNKCNKPVHVMKLFQNSIFCLQPSGDSFTRRSTFDSILAGCIPVFFTPGSMYVQYIWHLPKDYTKYSVLIPEDDVRKKKVSIENVLSKIPRSQVAAMREEVIKLIPNVVYADPRSRLETVEDAFDLAVKGVLERVDVMRKEMRQGKNDSMVFNEEYSWKYYTFGTLEKHEWDHFFLRTSKEKY, encoded by the coding sequence ATGCTCCATACAAAACAGATAATTAGATCAAGAACATTTGTAAAGAAGATGGACAACTCCCTCGTTACGAGGTCTCGCAAAAAATGTTGGTTcgttttcttctttttgtttgtttcttGGTACTTATTGCTTTATGGAATTGATTGGTCTTCTCTACATGGAGTTGTAACAACATCAAGATACGAAGCGAATTCAATCGAATCCTTTCATCCAACTTCTATTCCTCCTCCACCTCCCCCTCATCATGAAAACGTTAACGTTAGCTTCAATTCCAATTCTTCAagtattaataatgatgatgctacAAACAACGATACGCAATCCAAGGAGGACGACTCATCCTCTATTGAAAACGACAACGTGGTAGTACCTGATTTGGCGGAACTTGAGAAAGAATTGGAACCTTTGTTAAGGAAAAATGAACCCCAAGAAGAAAAAAAGGTTGAGAAAATCGAAGAAAAGAAGGTTGAGAAAAACGAAACAAAAGACGATAACAAGGGACGAAAATCGTGTGAAGGACGATATATTTATGTAGCAGAAATACCTAGTAAGTTCAATGAAGACATGTTGAAGCAATGCAAATTGTTAAACAAGTGGGAAGATATGTGCCAATATTTGGTGAACATGGGACTTGGCCCTGATCTTGGAAACCCTCAAAGGGCTTTTTCAAATAAAGGTTGGTTTACGACGAATCAATTCTCGTTAGAAGTCCTATTTCATAACAGAATGAAACAGTACGATTGTTTAACGAATGATACTTCGATAGCATCAGCAGTTTTCGTGCCATACTATTCAGGGTTCGATGTTGCAAGGTATTTATGGGATGATTTTAATACATCAATGAGGGACGCAGGTGCAATTGAGGTTGCGAAATTTCTTAAGAAAAAACCCGAATGGCGAACAATGTGGGGCAGAGATCATTTCATGATTGCAGGGCGAATTACGTGGGATTTTAGGAGAGGTATTGAGGAGGACGCGGCTTGGGGGAACAAATTAATGTTGTTGCCCGAGACACAAAATATGACTATTTTGACAATTGAATCGAGTCCTTGGAATAGGAATGATTTCGCGATTCCATACCCGACTTATTTCCATCCTTCGAGTGATAGTGATGTGCTCCAGTGGCAGAACAGGATGAGAAGGTTAAGGAGGAGGGTGCTATTCTCGTTCGCTGGGGCCCCACGTCCCCAGCTGGAAGAATCAATACGAAGCGAGATAATGGAACAGTGCTTGGCGACTAGGCGAAAATGTAAACTCTTGGAGTGTACAGACTTGCACAACAAATGCAACAAGCCGGTACATGTGATGAAGCTATTCCAAAATTCAATTTTTTGCTTACAACCCTCGGGGGATTCCTTCACGAGGAGGTCTACTTTCGATTCAATTTTGGCTGGTTGTATACCGGTGTTTTTCACTCCAGGGTCCATGTATGTTCAATATATATGGCACTTACCGAAGGACTATACAAAATACTCTGTGCTTATTCCAGAGGATGATGTGAGGAAAAAGAAAGTGAGCATTGAAAATGTACTATCTAAAATACCAAGATCACAAGTAGCAGCAATGAGAGAGGAAGTGATAAAGCTTATACCAAATGTGGTTTATGCAGACCCAAGATCAAGATTAGAGACAGTTGAAGATGCATTTGATTTGGCAGTCAAAGGGGTTCTTGAAAGGGTGGATGTAATGAGAAAAGAGATGAGACAAGGCAAGAATGATAGTATGGTGTTTAATGAAGAATATAGCTGGAAGTATTATACTTTTGGAACTTTAGAAAAGCATGAGTGGGATCATTTCTTTTTGAGAACCAGCAAGGAGAAGTACTAA